The Phycisphaeraceae bacterium genome includes a window with the following:
- a CDS encoding LamG domain-containing protein, whose protein sequence is MRGRRRGVALLLVMVLLAIGSSMALAFVSAQSTTLAISDNLEKKATARVNAEMALYAVSRYLEAQADWRSLLTEGEVVGGFAGATVTLWDGVDADGDGVVDGDGDLMDDVSDPVTMVVTASLGGVTHRVSRAYWPAIGGGGPVVLMVVGDPDHLTAQEALRRVFLLGEGYGVSLVDSSASSGDLADAVAESDVVYVPAGTSSATIGNKLNDITLGLVTESLGLSDNVGLASTGSTTRSGDSITVVDAAHPVVDGLGLGEIEITNGSSSLAAHTVSDTSDAEVVATAGSDGALLVLETAGIRDDSSVTPARRVVLPWGGSSFDFANLNDAGRDLLVNSLMWSASGGSRIGDARLLAFYNFIQGDPIEPQLLVHWPLDDIPPGGGVAVSDDLKLWNNARIDSYRSSAGVYGGLNQGEGALITTNTTGSNSVESSGGTFGGTLLLGPGADEGVVMNLTSGAAVTGGVDLQITATDVSAPAPPAGMPGSTGSRTDNGGVMVLGSDGISTDFHFDDWTINNNTEVMIRGDVRIQVSGDFRINNGEVLLASGATLLLHVEREITLDNGSSINPYSTRAADLVLELASAGEKLTLNGGVIAGRVHVADDIDINSGGAIYGSLISGNDLVIQDGSFHVDLDLPGVHTNNPGFAVVELRAGHGGSTQGGVVAPAAGYGDGGTSFWFDGVDDFVEVPHHPDFKIERGTVSFWFRPERLSGKQGLVSKDSSGYDQGGHLDLHLDGSTLKVVLGSKNSTKTLTASGVSVDTWHHGALVFGSGGTRLYLDGVLRDSEAYSGGLGGSSGGTGNEEPWTFGVAQQSSGNQTTGGWNWPFQGRIDDIRMYSTRLSETQLAELMSGTTPSAEADPTLVEDRSGYGIPAHLFIKDLDRVDWIPGGGVHITNSTSIESPNVITKVSDAVNAAGSFSLVIDYEPGSITKNGDQDLVSYQSFAGAANQENVEIEQRKTKYNVKTRRAGGYKQVQTTNIVTGGRQVLVVTHDGVDLKFYVDGGLQFTTSGGGAPSWYDQGGIGLGAEAYKYNEPFTGRLYRVAFYDGALSEAEVQNNYAEPTFEAGEGMMPARWDWDELD, encoded by the coding sequence ATGCGAGGACGTCGTCGTGGTGTGGCGTTGTTGCTGGTGATGGTGTTGTTGGCGATCGGCTCGTCGATGGCGCTGGCGTTTGTGTCGGCGCAGAGCACGACGCTGGCGATCTCGGACAATCTTGAGAAGAAGGCGACGGCTCGTGTCAATGCGGAGATGGCGTTGTATGCGGTGAGTCGTTATCTGGAGGCGCAGGCGGACTGGCGGTCGTTGTTGACGGAGGGGGAGGTTGTTGGCGGTTTCGCGGGGGCGACGGTGACGTTGTGGGATGGGGTGGATGCGGATGGTGATGGTGTGGTCGATGGTGACGGGGATTTGATGGATGATGTGTCGGACCCGGTGACGATGGTGGTGACGGCCTCGCTGGGCGGGGTGACTCATCGGGTGTCGCGGGCGTACTGGCCGGCGATCGGGGGTGGCGGTCCGGTGGTGCTTATGGTGGTGGGTGATCCAGACCATCTGACGGCGCAGGAGGCTCTTCGGCGCGTGTTTTTGCTGGGTGAGGGTTATGGGGTGTCTTTGGTGGATTCTTCGGCGTCGAGTGGGGACCTGGCGGATGCGGTGGCGGAATCGGATGTTGTTTATGTGCCTGCTGGAACGAGTTCGGCGACGATTGGCAATAAGCTCAATGACATCACGTTGGGTCTGGTAACGGAGTCTTTGGGGCTGTCGGACAACGTGGGTTTGGCTTCGACTGGCAGTACTACGCGGAGTGGTGACTCGATCACGGTGGTGGATGCTGCGCACCCGGTTGTTGATGGTTTGGGGCTGGGTGAGATCGAGATCACGAATGGATCATCGTCGCTGGCGGCGCATACGGTGTCGGACACGTCGGACGCTGAGGTGGTGGCGACTGCGGGGTCGGATGGGGCGTTGTTGGTGCTGGAGACGGCGGGTATTCGAGATGACAGTTCGGTGACGCCAGCGCGGCGGGTGGTGCTGCCTTGGGGCGGGTCATCGTTTGACTTTGCGAATCTGAATGATGCGGGTCGTGATTTGCTGGTGAACTCGTTGATGTGGTCGGCATCGGGAGGGTCGCGGATTGGGGATGCGCGGCTGCTGGCGTTTTACAACTTTATTCAGGGTGATCCGATCGAGCCGCAGTTGCTGGTGCATTGGCCGTTGGATGATATTCCGCCTGGGGGTGGTGTTGCGGTGTCTGATGATCTGAAGTTGTGGAACAACGCGAGGATCGATAGTTATCGATCGAGTGCCGGGGTGTATGGGGGACTTAATCAGGGCGAGGGGGCGTTGATCACGACGAATACGACGGGGTCGAACAGTGTCGAGTCGTCGGGCGGGACGTTTGGGGGCACCTTGCTGCTGGGGCCGGGGGCGGACGAGGGGGTGGTGATGAACCTGACGAGTGGTGCGGCGGTGACGGGTGGTGTTGATCTGCAGATTACGGCCACGGATGTCTCAGCGCCTGCCCCGCCGGCGGGGATGCCGGGTTCGACGGGTAGCAGGACGGATAACGGTGGGGTGATGGTGTTGGGGAGTGATGGTATATCGACGGACTTTCATTTTGATGACTGGACGATCAACAACAACACGGAGGTGATGATTCGGGGTGATGTGCGGATTCAGGTATCGGGTGATTTTCGGATCAATAACGGTGAGGTCTTGCTCGCGTCGGGAGCGACGTTGTTGTTGCATGTCGAGCGTGAGATCACGCTGGACAACGGCAGTTCGATCAACCCGTACTCGACGCGGGCGGCTGACTTGGTGCTGGAGTTGGCTAGTGCAGGGGAGAAGCTGACTCTCAATGGGGGTGTTATCGCGGGGCGGGTTCATGTGGCGGATGACATCGACATTAATAGCGGTGGCGCGATTTACGGGTCGTTGATCTCCGGGAATGATCTGGTGATTCAGGACGGGTCGTTTCATGTTGATCTGGATTTGCCGGGCGTGCATACGAATAACCCGGGCTTTGCTGTGGTCGAGTTGCGGGCGGGTCACGGGGGATCGACTCAAGGTGGGGTGGTCGCGCCAGCGGCTGGTTATGGTGACGGTGGTACGTCGTTTTGGTTTGATGGGGTGGACGACTTTGTTGAAGTCCCGCATCATCCGGATTTTAAGATTGAGCGTGGGACGGTGAGTTTCTGGTTTCGGCCGGAGCGTCTGAGTGGGAAGCAGGGGCTGGTTTCCAAGGATTCGAGTGGTTATGACCAGGGTGGGCATCTGGATCTTCATCTGGATGGGAGCACGTTGAAAGTGGTTCTTGGGAGCAAGAACTCGACGAAGACGCTGACGGCTTCGGGTGTGAGTGTTGATACGTGGCATCATGGTGCGTTGGTGTTTGGTTCGGGCGGGACGAGGCTGTATCTGGATGGTGTGCTCAGAGACTCGGAGGCTTACTCGGGAGGTCTGGGTGGTAGCTCGGGGGGGACGGGTAACGAGGAGCCGTGGACGTTTGGTGTTGCGCAGCAGTCTTCCGGGAATCAGACGACGGGCGGGTGGAACTGGCCGTTTCAGGGTCGTATTGATGACATTCGGATGTACAGCACGCGGCTGAGTGAGACGCAGTTGGCGGAGTTGATGTCGGGTACGACGCCTTCGGCGGAGGCGGACCCGACGTTGGTGGAGGATCGGTCGGGGTATGGGATTCCGGCGCATCTGTTTATCAAGGACCTGGATCGGGTGGATTGGATTCCGGGGGGTGGTGTGCATATCACGAACAGCACGTCGATCGAGTCGCCGAATGTGATCACGAAGGTTTCGGATGCGGTGAATGCGGCGGGCTCGTTTTCGCTGGTGATCGATTACGAGCCGGGGAGTATTACGAAGAATGGCGACCAGGACCTAGTGAGCTATCAATCGTTTGCGGGGGCGGCGAATCAGGAGAATGTCGAGATTGAGCAGCGGAAGACGAAGTACAACGTGAAGACCCGGCGGGCGGGGGGGTATAAGCAGGTGCAGACGACGAACATCGTGACGGGTGGTCGTCAGGTGCTGGTGGTGACTCATGACGGTGTGGATCTGAAGTTTTATGTGGATGGGGGGTTGCAGTTCACGACGTCCGGGGGCGGGGCGCCATCGTGGTATGACCAAGGGGGGATTGGGCTTGGGGCGGAGGCTTACAAGTACAACGAGCCGTTTACGGGGAGGCTGTATCGGGTGGCGTTTTATGATGGGGCGCTGAGTGAGGCGGAGGTGCAGAATAACTACGCGGAGCCGACCTTCGAGGCGGGGGAGGGGATGATGCCAGCGCGGTGGGACTGGGACGAGTTGGATTAG
- the ndk gene encoding nucleoside-diphosphate kinase has product METTLIILKPDAVQRGLAGEILARFEKKGLSLVALKMMKIPRKLAEQHYAEHAGKPFYDGLLGFVTSSPSVIIAIRGFNAIAVCRKLIGSTNGQKAEPGTIRGDFGMSGGYNLIHGSDAPESAQRELKLWFPDNDFDTTPRTLDTWVYDPSDL; this is encoded by the coding sequence ATGGAAACCACCCTCATCATCCTCAAGCCCGACGCTGTCCAACGCGGTCTCGCAGGCGAAATCCTCGCCCGCTTCGAGAAAAAAGGCCTCTCCCTCGTCGCCCTCAAAATGATGAAAATCCCCCGCAAGCTCGCCGAACAGCACTACGCCGAGCACGCCGGCAAGCCCTTTTACGACGGCCTCCTCGGCTTCGTCACCTCATCCCCCTCCGTCATCATCGCCATCCGAGGCTTCAACGCCATCGCCGTCTGCCGCAAACTCATCGGCTCAACCAACGGTCAGAAAGCCGAGCCCGGAACCATCCGCGGCGACTTCGGCATGTCAGGCGGATACAACCTCATCCACGGCTCCGATGCCCCAGAATCCGCCCAACGCGAACTCAAACTCTGGTTCCCCGACAACGACTTCGACACCACACCACGAACCCTCGACACCTGGGTCTACGACCCCTCCGACCTCTAA
- a CDS encoding 3D domain-containing protein encodes MGSAAAVLVHAPSSAGSLTLLAIDSSSAAAQREAGEEVTAADVDFEAQLQPADHEERIVFDGRPLQLLGEIEMTVTAYSPDERSCGPWNDGFTASGYSVWTNGMRLVAADTRLLPFGTVLTVDGYNEGSPVQVLDRGGAIKGKRLDVLFATHEAAREWGVKKIRVKVWGYSDQASAALPSALELIRTGG; translated from the coding sequence ATGGGTTCGGCTGCAGCGGTTTTGGTTCATGCGCCGTCATCTGCGGGGAGTCTGACCTTGTTGGCGATCGATTCGTCATCAGCGGCGGCGCAGCGTGAGGCTGGGGAGGAAGTCACGGCAGCGGACGTGGATTTCGAGGCTCAGTTGCAGCCTGCAGACCATGAGGAGCGGATTGTTTTTGATGGTCGTCCGTTGCAGTTGCTTGGTGAGATTGAGATGACGGTCACGGCGTATAGCCCTGATGAGCGTTCGTGTGGTCCTTGGAATGATGGGTTTACGGCTTCGGGTTACAGCGTGTGGACCAATGGGATGCGGCTGGTAGCGGCGGATACGCGATTGCTGCCTTTTGGGACGGTGCTGACGGTGGATGGCTACAACGAGGGTTCGCCGGTGCAGGTTCTGGATCGTGGTGGGGCGATCAAGGGTAAGCGACTGGATGTTCTTTTTGCCACGCATGAGGCGGCTCGTGAGTGGGGCGTTAAGAAGATTCGGGTGAAGGTTTGGGGTTATAGCGATCAGGCCTCAGCGGCCCTGCCGAGTGCGTTGGAACTCATTCGCACGGGTGGTTGA
- a CDS encoding efflux RND transporter periplasmic adaptor subunit, producing MSTSSSKPWVIWLPVVLVVAVISSGAMWYVMRPPAEVGGPEGAGGMPEMMGPPPASVLSAVVRQESLSQVQRITGRLREVRRARVASEVEGKILELPVEVGDRVVAGETLLARVDGVWADLDLESAEAEVASIMATLNQSRRDLEQLIQLEKTRSAVVKEVEDQRSDVEALEAALQAAKARRARMAQSVERLEVLAPFDGRVTAKYAEVGEWAELGSELVEIVSVGSIDAVVDVPEGLVNGLEMGGVIEVEIESTSEVVEGRLVAVSPDAMNAARTFPAKIRLDDGGGRLLAGMSVRARVPVGSREPVLLVSRDAVQFGSGTPTVWVAAEMPDQSMPAAMPVIVQVLFPTGADYAVRAAPGGPAGMPPMLFEGAQVVVQGAEWLFPTRPLMIQPAPTVAR from the coding sequence GTGTCCACAAGTTCATCCAAACCCTGGGTTATCTGGCTGCCTGTTGTGTTGGTGGTGGCGGTGATTTCGTCAGGCGCTATGTGGTATGTGATGCGGCCGCCTGCGGAGGTTGGTGGTCCTGAGGGTGCGGGTGGCATGCCTGAGATGATGGGGCCTCCGCCAGCGAGTGTGTTGTCTGCGGTTGTGCGGCAGGAATCGTTAAGCCAGGTGCAACGGATTACGGGTCGGTTACGCGAGGTGAGGCGGGCGCGGGTGGCGAGTGAGGTTGAGGGGAAGATTTTAGAGTTACCGGTTGAGGTTGGTGACAGGGTGGTCGCTGGCGAGACGTTGTTGGCGCGGGTGGATGGGGTGTGGGCTGATCTGGATTTGGAGTCGGCTGAGGCGGAGGTGGCTTCGATCATGGCGACGCTGAATCAGTCGCGGCGTGATCTGGAGCAGTTGATTCAGCTGGAGAAGACGCGGTCGGCGGTGGTGAAAGAGGTCGAGGATCAGCGCTCGGATGTTGAGGCATTGGAGGCAGCGCTACAGGCGGCCAAGGCGAGGCGGGCGCGGATGGCGCAGTCGGTCGAGCGGCTGGAGGTGTTGGCGCCTTTTGATGGCCGGGTGACGGCGAAGTATGCGGAGGTTGGGGAGTGGGCGGAGTTGGGGTCCGAGCTTGTCGAGATCGTATCGGTTGGGTCGATCGATGCGGTGGTGGATGTGCCTGAGGGGTTGGTGAACGGGCTTGAGATGGGTGGTGTGATCGAGGTGGAGATTGAGTCGACGAGTGAGGTGGTTGAGGGCCGGTTGGTGGCGGTCTCGCCGGATGCGATGAATGCGGCGCGGACGTTTCCGGCGAAGATTCGGCTGGATGATGGGGGCGGACGGTTGCTGGCTGGTATGAGTGTGCGGGCGCGGGTACCGGTGGGGTCGCGGGAACCGGTGTTGCTGGTATCTCGTGATGCGGTGCAGTTTGGGTCGGGGACGCCAACGGTCTGGGTGGCAGCTGAGATGCCGGATCAATCGATGCCTGCGGCGATGCCTGTGATCGTGCAGGTGTTGTTCCCGACGGGGGCTGACTATGCGGTGCGGGCGGCCCCCGGTGGTCCTGCGGGGATGCCGCCTATGCTGTTTGAGGGTGCTCAGGTGGTTGTGCAGGGAGCGGAGTGGTTGTTTCCCACGCGTCCTTTGATGATTCAGCCGGCACCGACGGTGGCGCGTTAG
- a CDS encoding efflux RND transporter permease subunit: protein MDIIRFAVDNPVKITVGVILLVLFGWVSLINTPVQLTPNVDPTIITVNTEWTGRSPEEIEREIIEPQEDVLKNVDNLIAMTATANQGSAEIELEFLVGTDLDAARLEVSDSLREVPEYPDDAEEPVVTTGEAGAGSPIAWLLLEDRAGRFDIQKLGDQIEERVKPFLERVPGVSEVRVYGGRDREVHLEFDPYKIAQRRVTVDQLRDALLRENTNISAGDMREGQYATVIRTVGQYENLDQIRDTVVTADAEGGPIRIRDLATVSQGFAERRSFVRSRGQVSIALPVYREPGANVITVMEGVDERLVEVNEVVLPQMALIAQRDLGLAEAPDLYIRKVYDETGYIYDALGLVQSNLFIGGSLAIVGLLFFLRSVRPVIVVAISIPISVIGTFVVMYAAGRNVNVISLAGLAFAVGMVVDNAIVVLENIDRHLSMGKKPMVAAYDGGKEVWGAILASTLTTLAVFVPVLTIQEEAGQLFRDIALAVCASVTLSLIVAITVIPTISARLLKTRGKRDRDEARRPSVLSRVGGAISGGFAGFIHSMLEPGPVGVLGRLLVVGCFFTVSVAGALALMPPTDYLPRGNQNLVFGILIVPPGLDISASEEIALRVESKLRPYWEATDYGDLEGVEPLIHPFTGQPVEGAPPLENYFFVTFFGGVFNGATSVDKNNVETIAPLLSSATTSTWGMGFAQQTSLFGRGAAGSRSIDIDISGETLETVRAAGSAIQGGVMGKYGPMAVQPSPTNFDKPAREIRFEIDRVKAAELGIDVRALGDAVAALVDGVVVGDFRVAGEMIDLRAQADGGLAGQPERIAELPLAYRTPGGEVGVVPVSSVARFSYAQAPQQILRLEEQRAVTLSVTPPDEVPLESATAELRAMIDGMRAQGQISQDITVALTGSATKLEQVREALLGHWAGWTMETVRSLGLSRMFLAVLVVYLLMAALFESYFYPLVVMITVPLATLGGFIGLAITHAYVPGQLLDVLTMLGFVILIGVVVNNAILIVHQALNFMRGEADTDTGERGQKLAAREAIRESVRTRFRPIFMTTTTSVFGMLPLVLMPGSGSELYRGLGSVVVGGLIVATVFTLVVVPLLLSLTIDLKHLLGLEKEGRLEA, encoded by the coding sequence GTGGACATTATCCGCTTTGCCGTTGACAACCCTGTGAAGATCACTGTGGGTGTGATTTTGTTGGTGTTGTTTGGTTGGGTATCGCTGATCAATACGCCGGTGCAGCTCACGCCGAATGTTGATCCGACGATTATTACGGTGAATACGGAGTGGACGGGGCGGAGTCCTGAGGAGATTGAGCGGGAGATCATTGAGCCGCAGGAGGATGTTCTCAAGAACGTTGACAACCTGATTGCGATGACGGCGACGGCGAACCAGGGGTCTGCGGAGATTGAGCTTGAGTTTCTGGTGGGGACGGATCTGGATGCGGCGCGTCTTGAGGTTTCTGACAGTCTTCGGGAGGTGCCGGAATATCCGGATGATGCGGAGGAGCCGGTGGTGACGACGGGGGAGGCGGGCGCAGGGAGTCCGATTGCGTGGTTGCTGCTGGAGGATCGGGCGGGGCGTTTTGATATTCAGAAGTTGGGTGATCAGATCGAGGAGCGAGTCAAGCCGTTTCTGGAGCGGGTCCCGGGTGTGAGCGAGGTGCGGGTTTATGGGGGTCGTGACCGAGAGGTGCATCTTGAGTTTGATCCGTACAAGATTGCGCAGCGTCGGGTGACGGTGGATCAGCTTCGTGATGCGTTGCTGCGGGAGAATACGAATATCTCGGCTGGGGATATGCGGGAGGGTCAGTATGCGACGGTGATTCGGACGGTGGGTCAGTACGAGAATCTCGATCAGATTCGGGATACGGTGGTGACGGCGGATGCGGAGGGCGGGCCGATCCGGATTCGTGATCTGGCGACGGTGTCGCAGGGGTTTGCGGAGCGGCGGAGCTTTGTGCGTTCGCGGGGTCAGGTGTCGATTGCGCTGCCGGTGTATCGGGAGCCGGGTGCGAACGTGATCACGGTGATGGAGGGGGTGGACGAGCGGCTGGTGGAAGTCAATGAGGTGGTGCTGCCGCAGATGGCGTTGATTGCGCAGCGTGATCTGGGGTTGGCGGAGGCGCCGGACCTGTACATCCGGAAGGTTTATGACGAGACGGGTTATATCTATGACGCGCTGGGGTTGGTGCAGAGCAATCTGTTTATTGGTGGGTCGCTGGCGATTGTGGGGTTGTTGTTCTTCTTGCGTAGCGTGCGGCCGGTGATCGTGGTGGCGATCTCGATCCCGATTTCGGTGATTGGGACGTTTGTGGTGATGTATGCGGCGGGGCGGAATGTGAATGTTATTTCGCTGGCGGGGCTGGCGTTTGCGGTGGGGATGGTGGTGGACAACGCGATCGTGGTGCTGGAGAACATTGACCGGCATCTGTCGATGGGCAAGAAGCCGATGGTGGCGGCTTATGACGGGGGCAAGGAGGTGTGGGGGGCGATTCTGGCCTCGACGCTGACGACGCTGGCGGTGTTCGTGCCGGTGCTGACGATTCAGGAGGAGGCGGGGCAGTTGTTCCGGGATATCGCGCTGGCGGTCTGTGCGTCGGTGACGTTGTCGCTGATCGTGGCGATCACGGTGATCCCGACGATCTCGGCGCGTCTGCTTAAGACTCGGGGGAAGCGGGATCGTGATGAGGCGAGGCGGCCGTCGGTGTTGTCGCGGGTGGGCGGTGCGATTTCGGGTGGGTTTGCGGGTTTTATTCATTCGATGCTGGAGCCGGGGCCGGTGGGTGTTTTGGGTCGTTTGTTGGTGGTGGGGTGCTTCTTTACGGTGTCGGTAGCTGGTGCGTTGGCGTTGATGCCGCCTACGGATTATCTGCCGCGGGGGAACCAGAATCTGGTGTTTGGGATTCTGATTGTTCCGCCTGGGTTGGACATTTCGGCATCGGAAGAGATTGCGCTGCGGGTGGAGTCGAAGCTGCGTCCTTACTGGGAGGCGACGGATTACGGTGATCTGGAGGGTGTTGAGCCGTTGATTCATCCGTTTACGGGCCAGCCGGTGGAGGGTGCGCCGCCGCTGGAGAACTACTTTTTTGTGACGTTCTTTGGCGGGGTGTTCAACGGGGCGACGAGTGTTGACAAGAACAATGTTGAGACGATCGCGCCGCTGCTGTCTTCGGCAACGACCAGTACGTGGGGGATGGGTTTTGCACAGCAGACATCCTTGTTTGGGCGCGGTGCGGCGGGGTCGCGGTCGATTGATATTGATATTTCGGGTGAGACGTTGGAGACGGTTCGAGCGGCGGGTTCGGCGATTCAGGGCGGGGTGATGGGGAAGTATGGGCCGATGGCGGTCCAGCCCAGTCCGACAAACTTTGACAAGCCTGCGCGTGAGATCCGGTTTGAGATTGACCGGGTGAAGGCGGCGGAGTTGGGGATTGATGTTCGGGCGTTGGGCGATGCGGTGGCTGCCCTGGTTGATGGTGTCGTGGTGGGTGATTTTCGGGTTGCGGGTGAGATGATCGACCTGCGGGCTCAGGCGGATGGTGGTTTGGCGGGTCAGCCGGAGCGGATTGCGGAGTTGCCCTTGGCGTATCGGACGCCTGGCGGTGAGGTGGGTGTGGTTCCGGTGTCGAGTGTGGCGCGGTTCAGTTATGCGCAGGCTCCTCAGCAGATTCTGCGGCTGGAGGAGCAGCGAGCGGTGACGTTGTCGGTGACACCCCCTGATGAGGTTCCGCTGGAGTCGGCGACGGCAGAGCTGCGTGCGATGATTGATGGCATGCGGGCTCAGGGACAGATTTCGCAGGACATTACGGTTGCGTTGACGGGATCGGCGACGAAGCTGGAGCAGGTTCGCGAGGCGTTGCTGGGGCACTGGGCGGGTTGGACGATGGAGACGGTGCGGTCGCTGGGATTGAGCCGGATGTTCCTGGCGGTGCTGGTGGTGTACCTGCTCATGGCGGCATTGTTTGAGAGTTATTTTTATCCGTTGGTGGTGATGATCACGGTGCCGTTGGCGACGTTGGGTGGTTTTATTGGTCTGGCGATCACGCACGCTTATGTGCCGGGGCAGTTGCTTGATGTGCTCACGATGTTGGGGTTTGTGATTCTGATCGGTGTGGTGGTGAACAACGCGATCCTGATTGTGCATCAGGCGCTGAACTTTATGCGCGGGGAGGCGGATACCGACACTGGCGAGCGGGGTCAGAAGCTGGCTGCGCGGGAAGCGATCCGGGAGTCGGTGCGAACGCGTTTCCGGCCGATCTTTATGACGACGACGACTTCGGTCTTCGGGATGCTGCCTTTGGTGCTGATGCCTGGGTCGGGGAGCGAGTTGTATCGAGGGCTTGGGAGTGTGGTGGTGGGTGGGTTGATTGTGGCAACGGTGTTCACGCTGGTGGTGGTGCCGTTGTTGCTGAGTCTGACGATTGACCTGAAGCATCTGTTGGGGCTGGAGAAGGAAGGGCGGCTGGAGGCTTGA
- a CDS encoding DUF2203 domain-containing protein codes for MVVRDSSASLEVPVLSRVRYFDAVEANRSLVYVRRITEDISSAYGEVVRLRLKFESVGHHDHDGVLEEQYKRAMVRLSDLVDELQLAGVELRDFETGAVDFPAMSEDGEIYLCWKIGESAVESWHDAESSCDQRRPISELPRLVG; via the coding sequence ATGGTTGTTCGCGATTCCTCAGCCAGCTTGGAAGTCCCGGTTCTCAGCCGCGTCCGATATTTTGATGCGGTGGAGGCGAATCGTTCGCTGGTTTATGTCCGTCGTATTACGGAGGATATTTCATCGGCGTATGGTGAGGTGGTTCGGCTTCGGCTGAAGTTTGAGAGTGTGGGGCATCACGATCACGATGGCGTGCTGGAAGAGCAGTACAAGCGGGCGATGGTGCGGTTGTCGGATCTGGTGGATGAGTTGCAGCTTGCGGGGGTTGAGCTACGGGATTTTGAGACGGGTGCGGTGGATTTTCCTGCGATGAGTGAAGATGGTGAGATTTATCTTTGCTGGAAGATTGGTGAGTCAGCGGTGGAGAGCTGGCACGATGCGGAGAGCTCGTGTGACCAGCGGCGGCCGATCAGTGAGTTACCGCGTCTGGTGGGATGA
- a CDS encoding glycosyltransferase family 2 protein: MIVDLVIPARNEAENIPALFAELPQNTFRRIIVADNGSTDATPDLVRQQGGIVVSETSMGYGSACLAALDWIADDHAKRRSPLPDAVAFFDADLSDDPAWLPRLIEPIEEGQQDLVLGSRTRHAQPGALDPHQRFGTALACFLARLTTGKRYRDLGPMRVIRWPSLLALDMKDRTWGWTIEMQVKAATRRLRTIEIDVPYRKRRAGRSKITGSLWISARVGVRIISTIAALWYSERKRTQ, from the coding sequence GTGATCGTCGACCTCGTCATACCCGCCAGAAACGAAGCCGAGAACATCCCCGCCCTCTTCGCCGAACTACCCCAAAACACCTTCCGCAGAATCATCGTCGCCGACAACGGCTCCACCGACGCCACCCCCGATCTCGTACGCCAGCAAGGCGGAATCGTCGTCTCCGAGACCTCCATGGGCTACGGCAGCGCCTGCCTCGCCGCCCTCGACTGGATCGCCGATGACCACGCCAAAAGACGCTCACCTCTCCCCGACGCCGTCGCCTTCTTCGACGCCGATCTCTCCGATGACCCCGCCTGGCTCCCACGCCTCATCGAACCCATCGAGGAGGGCCAGCAAGACCTCGTCCTAGGCAGCCGCACACGCCACGCCCAACCCGGTGCCCTCGATCCTCACCAACGATTCGGCACCGCCCTCGCCTGCTTCCTCGCCCGACTCACCACAGGCAAACGCTACCGCGATCTCGGACCCATGCGCGTGATCCGCTGGCCCTCGCTCCTCGCCCTCGACATGAAAGACCGCACTTGGGGCTGGACCATCGAGATGCAGGTCAAAGCCGCCACCCGTAGACTCCGCACCATCGAGATCGACGTCCCCTACCGAAAACGACGCGCCGGCCGCAGCAAAATCACCGGCTCCCTCTGGATCAGTGCTCGCGTTGGCGTCAGAATCATCTCCACCATCGCCGCCCTCTGGTACTCAGAACGAAAACGCACCCAATAA
- the metF gene encoding methylenetetrahydrofolate reductase [NAD(P)H], protein MHIQDIFAEHPTTFSFEFFPPKSPELAEDLYQNIQELQELRPHFVSVTYGAGGSTREVTHDLVLRLKKTTTLDPIPHLTCVCHQKAEIGEILDQYLAAGVSNILALGGDLPRDKPDWDRAQDAFRYAADLVTFIREHAERAGHPDRRGFGIGVAGFPEGHPGTPNRLDEMDHLKAKVDAGADYICTQLFFDNRDFYDFRERCELAGVAVPIIAGLMPIGSTKGMRRMADLAAGSRFPAALLRSLNRAGDDVEAVRRVGIHWATEQARDLLDHQVRGIHFYTLNKSDATRRIYESLGAADSAKLSL, encoded by the coding sequence ATGCATATTCAGGACATCTTCGCCGAGCATCCAACGACATTCTCGTTTGAGTTCTTTCCGCCTAAGTCGCCGGAGCTGGCGGAGGACCTTTATCAGAACATTCAGGAGTTGCAGGAGCTGCGGCCACACTTTGTCTCGGTGACTTATGGGGCTGGGGGATCGACGCGGGAGGTGACGCATGATCTGGTGTTGCGGCTGAAGAAGACGACGACGCTGGACCCGATCCCGCATCTGACGTGCGTGTGTCATCAGAAGGCGGAGATTGGTGAGATCCTGGATCAGTACCTTGCGGCGGGTGTGAGTAATATTCTGGCGCTTGGGGGTGATCTGCCTCGGGATAAGCCGGACTGGGATCGTGCTCAGGATGCTTTTCGTTATGCGGCGGACCTGGTGACTTTTATTCGTGAGCACGCTGAGCGGGCGGGGCATCCGGATCGGCGGGGGTTTGGGATTGGGGTGGCGGGTTTTCCGGAGGGTCATCCCGGGACGCCTAACCGGCTGGATGAGATGGATCATTTGAAGGCTAAGGTTGATGCGGGCGCGGACTACATCTGCACGCAACTGTTTTTTGACAACCGGGATTTTTATGATTTTCGTGAGCGTTGCGAGTTGGCGGGGGTTGCGGTTCCGATCATTGCGGGGCTGATGCCGATCGGATCGACCAAGGGGATGCGGCGGATGGCGGACTTGGCGGCGGGGTCGCGTTTCCCGGCCGCCTTATTGCGGTCACTGAACCGGGCCGGGGATGATGTGGAGGCGGTGCGGCGGGTAGGGATTCACTGGGCGACGGAGCAGGCGCGGGACCTGTTGGACCATCAGGTGCGGGGGATTCATTTTTATACGCTGAATAAGTCGGATGCGACGCGGCGGATTTATGAGAGTCTGGGGGCGGCGGATTCGGCGAAGTTGTCTTTGTGA